Within the Deinococcus aerolatus genome, the region GCAGCCCGCGTGCGTGGCCTGCAGCTGTCCACGCTGGCGGGCCTGGGCCACGGGCTGTTCACGGACCCGCAGACCGGGGCGTTGCTGGACGCCGCCGCGCCGCAGAATGAGACGGATCAGGCCATCGTGCGCGTGACCCGGCGCGACTACGACAGGGCCACCCGACTGCCCACCGCGTTCGTCGAGGAGCAGACCCGCGCCCGGAACGAGGCCCATCACGCCTGGATCGCGGCCCGCAGGGCAAGTGATTTTGCAGGCTTCGCGCCGTACCTGGAACGCATGATGGAGCTGGCCCGCCGCGAGGCCGACCTGCGCGGCCACGACGAACACCCTTACGACGCCCTGCTGGACAGCTACGAGCCGGGGATGCGGGCGGGGGCCGTGAAGACCATCTTCGCGGATCTGCGTGACCGTACCCTGCCGCTGCTGCGCCGCATCACGGCGGCGGACGACGCGGCGGATTACGGCGTGCTGACCCGCCCGTTCCCCGCCGAGGCGCAGAAGACGTTTGCTTGGCGGGTGGCGGGCGAGGCCTTCGGACTGGAAGGCTCTTTTGCCCGCCAGGACGAAAGCGCCCACCCGTTCATGACCAACTTCAGCCGCTCGGACCTGCGCATCACCACGCGGGTGGAACCGTACTGGCCCGCCTGTCTGTTCGGCACCTGGCACGAGACGGGACACGCCATGTACGAGCGTGGCGTTTCGGATCGCTGGGAGCGCACCCCGGTTTCAGGCGGCGCGAGCCTGGGTGTCCACGAGAGCCAGTCACGCCTGTTCGAGAACCTGCTGGGCCGCAGCCTGCCGTTCTGGCAGCGTTACTTTCCCCTGCTGGCCCAGGCCGCGCCGGACGTCACCGCCGGGCAGGACGCCCGGAGCATGTACCGCGCCGTCAACCGGGTCAACCCCAGCTTTATCCGGGTAGAGGCCGATGAGGTCACCTACAACTTCCACATCATGCTGCGCTTCGAGCTGGAACTGGCGCTGCTGGAAGGCTCGCTGAAGGTGGCCGAGTTGCCGGAGGCCTGGAACGCGAAGATGCAGGACTACCTGGGCCTGACCCCGCCCGACGACGCGCGGGGCGTGTTGCAGGACATCCACTGGTCCGCCGGACTGATCGGCTATTTCCCCACCTATACCCTGGGCAATCTGCTGAGCGTGCAGCTGCTGGAAGCGGCGCAGGCCGACGCGGCGGTTGCCGCCGGCATCCAGAACGCCCAGTACGCGCCGCTGCTGGCGTGGCTGACCGACAGGGTCCACCAGCACGGACGCAGCCTGACGCCGGGCCAGATCACCGAGGGGGCCACCGGCCGTCCGCTGAGCGCCGATCCCTACGTGGCGTATCTGCACAGAAAATACGGGGAGATCTACGGGCTGGAGACGGCAGAACAGTAGCGGCACGAGAACGGCCCGGCACCTGT harbors:
- a CDS encoding carboxypeptidase M32; its protein translation is MSELRRHLGQVSDLGAAASLMSWEQETSMPPEAARVRGLQLSTLAGLGHGLFTDPQTGALLDAAAPQNETDQAIVRVTRRDYDRATRLPTAFVEEQTRARNEAHHAWIAARRASDFAGFAPYLERMMELARREADLRGHDEHPYDALLDSYEPGMRAGAVKTIFADLRDRTLPLLRRITAADDAADYGVLTRPFPAEAQKTFAWRVAGEAFGLEGSFARQDESAHPFMTNFSRSDLRITTRVEPYWPACLFGTWHETGHAMYERGVSDRWERTPVSGGASLGVHESQSRLFENLLGRSLPFWQRYFPLLAQAAPDVTAGQDARSMYRAVNRVNPSFIRVEADEVTYNFHIMLRFELELALLEGSLKVAELPEAWNAKMQDYLGLTPPDDARGVLQDIHWSAGLIGYFPTYTLGNLLSVQLLEAAQADAAVAAGIQNAQYAPLLAWLTDRVHQHGRSLTPGQITEGATGRPLSADPYVAYLHRKYGEIYGLETAEQ